One part of the Salinivirga cyanobacteriivorans genome encodes these proteins:
- a CDS encoding OST-HTH/LOTUS domain-containing protein produces MQKKQPNFDSRNYGFEKLTPLIKSTGQFEIEQRENPKSRNKLIFVKNKEKKKPGPKKKG; encoded by the coding sequence TTGCAGAAAAAGCAGCCAAACTTCGACTCACGTAATTACGGCTTTGAAAAATTGACACCGTTAATAAAATCTACAGGTCAGTTTGAAATAGAGCAGCGTGAAAATCCTAAAAGCCGTAACAAACTTATTTTTGTAAAAAATAAAGAGAAGAAGAAGCCCGGGCCAAAGAAAAAAGGGTGA
- a CDS encoding IS256 family transposase — translation MMFTKKQTEEVLSKFISRENGLHDVMEMVLNAMMYSEREAFLSGAKSNKGNGYRPLSALGHGHQLELQVPRDRLSQFTPKILAIFREQESYLKEVSFKLYSKGLTTRDISSVMDTIYGGHYSKSKISDISTSFYDQMQAWRNRELDSHYLALYIDGLHVKLKRGNKYETECFYIILGLREDFKREVISIVNFPVESANSWEIIFDQIKARGIETVGIIISDALSGIDKSIAKKFSCPHQKCILHLQRNLLSYVRMSDKKEVANDFREVLSAADPHHNKAIAVSKFKEFKEKWRKKYRSFGQYLDNLDIYPYLTFLDYDVRIRRMLYTTNWIERFNKSARRTLKIRGALPSEEAVLSLITSVAKEQTEGHYSYPIYNFRYEEKLLANKY, via the coding sequence GATGGTCTTAAATGCAATGATGTATTCAGAACGGGAAGCCTTTCTGTCAGGAGCAAAAAGCAACAAGGGAAATGGTTACAGACCCCTAAGTGCCTTAGGTCATGGACACCAACTTGAGCTGCAAGTCCCTAGAGATCGCTTAAGTCAATTTACTCCAAAAATATTAGCTATATTTCGAGAACAAGAATCTTACTTAAAAGAAGTCTCCTTTAAGCTATATTCAAAAGGTTTAACCACGCGTGATATATCCTCAGTCATGGATACCATTTATGGCGGACATTATAGTAAAAGTAAGATTAGTGATATTAGTACCAGTTTTTATGATCAAATGCAAGCATGGAGAAACAGAGAACTGGACTCCCATTATCTTGCACTTTATATTGACGGCCTTCATGTAAAATTAAAAAGAGGAAATAAATATGAAACAGAATGTTTTTATATCATTCTTGGCTTGCGTGAAGATTTTAAGCGAGAAGTCATATCTATCGTTAATTTTCCCGTAGAATCAGCTAATTCATGGGAAATAATATTTGATCAAATCAAAGCAAGAGGAATAGAGACTGTTGGTATTATAATATCAGACGCTCTAAGCGGTATTGATAAGAGCATAGCAAAAAAATTTAGTTGCCCGCATCAGAAATGCATTTTACACTTGCAACGTAACCTATTAAGTTATGTCCGCATGAGTGATAAAAAAGAGGTTGCTAATGACTTTAGAGAAGTTCTCAGTGCTGCTGATCCGCACCATAACAAAGCTATAGCTGTGTCAAAATTTAAAGAATTTAAAGAAAAATGGCGAAAGAAATACAGGTCTTTTGGGCAATATCTTGATAACCTGGATATTTACCCATATTTAACCTTTTTAGATTACGATGTCAGAATACGTCGTATGCTTTATACGACCAACTGGATAGAGCGATTTAATAAAAGCGCCAGAAGAACATTGAAAATAAGAGGTGCATTACCATCTGAAGAGGCAGTTCTATCACTGATAACAAGTGTGGCAAAAGAACAAACAGAGGGTCATTACTCATATCCTATTTATAATTTTAGATATGAAGAAAAACTATTAGCAAACAAATATTAA
- the istA gene encoding IS21 family transposase, whose amino-acid sequence MNKNKKVFMWYKIKELSAQGLNQSQIKLELGIDRGTVRKYLLMNEAQFLEWISTPRRMPKKLNGYYNFVKKLLGNAPYLSAAQVEDRLKERYTNLPDVSSKTVYNFVQTVRKEQNIPKYKEKLPRQYEKLAETEYGEEAQVDFGSYRMLSRGSGRVKIYFFTIVLSRSRHKFIYCQRMPFTTESANYAHELAFEYFEGIPRRILYDQDRVFITDENLGDVLLTEKFMQFTNAHPFDVVFCKKADPESKGKVENVVKYVKHNYLKGRVFQDIDTLQKEALLWLERTGNAKVHGTTKRIPKEEWEKEKQHLLPYNGKPEKPFLKLPTHPVRKDNTVLYRSNYYSVPLGTYQDRDTKILLEEKDGKLFFYTGDNQLLATHDLCLDIGRIIKNNDHAREKSKTLQKTYELVLESLRHIPQAEQYLAEIENNRPRNFHDSLRVMQKNIERSSAEAINFALVYCYENKILNANRFAEVLNYFEKEQGLENVKHSICIETGGLNKQQNDDMQPQKSDINEYESIMN is encoded by the coding sequence ATGAATAAAAACAAAAAAGTTTTTATGTGGTACAAAATTAAAGAATTATCGGCACAAGGACTAAATCAAAGTCAAATTAAATTAGAATTAGGTATTGACAGAGGAACTGTACGCAAGTACCTTTTAATGAACGAAGCTCAGTTTTTAGAGTGGATCAGTACTCCTCGTAGAATGCCTAAAAAGCTAAATGGGTATTATAATTTTGTCAAAAAATTATTGGGTAACGCACCTTATTTGTCAGCAGCCCAGGTTGAGGATAGATTAAAAGAACGTTATACGAATCTACCTGATGTAAGCAGCAAAACTGTCTATAATTTTGTTCAAACAGTAAGAAAAGAGCAAAATATACCCAAGTATAAAGAAAAACTTCCACGGCAATATGAGAAGCTTGCAGAGACAGAATATGGAGAAGAAGCACAAGTAGATTTTGGCTCATACCGTATGCTTAGTCGCGGAAGTGGCAGGGTTAAGATTTACTTTTTCACAATAGTTCTCTCACGGTCACGACATAAGTTTATTTACTGCCAACGAATGCCATTTACTACCGAGTCAGCAAATTATGCACATGAGCTTGCATTCGAATATTTTGAGGGCATACCCCGTCGAATACTCTATGATCAGGATCGTGTTTTTATAACAGATGAAAATCTTGGGGATGTCCTTCTTACGGAGAAATTTATGCAGTTTACAAATGCCCATCCATTTGATGTGGTGTTTTGCAAAAAAGCAGATCCCGAGAGTAAAGGAAAAGTAGAAAACGTTGTAAAATACGTAAAGCATAATTATCTAAAAGGGAGAGTTTTTCAAGATATTGACACTTTACAAAAAGAAGCCTTGCTGTGGCTTGAACGCACCGGAAATGCCAAGGTGCATGGCACAACCAAACGCATTCCAAAAGAAGAATGGGAAAAAGAAAAGCAACACCTGCTGCCCTATAATGGGAAACCAGAAAAACCATTTTTAAAATTACCGACACACCCTGTCCGAAAAGATAATACGGTGCTTTATCGAAGCAATTATTACAGTGTGCCTTTGGGGACTTATCAAGATAGGGACACAAAGATTTTACTCGAAGAAAAAGATGGAAAACTTTTCTTCTATACTGGTGATAATCAATTACTGGCTACACATGACCTCTGTTTAGACATCGGTCGGATTATTAAAAATAATGACCACGCAAGGGAAAAATCAAAGACACTGCAAAAAACGTATGAGTTGGTTTTGGAGAGTTTAAGACACATCCCCCAGGCTGAGCAATACCTGGCAGAAATAGAGAATAATAGACCCCGTAATTTTCATGATAGCCTCAGGGTTATGCAAAAGAACATCGAAAGGTCATCTGCAGAAGCAATCAATTTTGCTTTGGTTTATTGTTATGAAAACAAGATACTAAATGCCAACCGTTTTGCCGAAGTACTAAATTATTTTGAGAAAGAACAAGGTTTAGAGAATGTGAAACACAGCATATGTATAGAAACCGGTGGGCTGAATAAGCAACAAAATGATGATATGCAGCCTCAAAAAAGCGACATCAATGAATATGAATCAATAATGAATTAG
- a CDS encoding PKD domain-containing protein, which yields MKNFTLLLVLLAVMISCSDEDNDGAKPTADFELTVTGESPNAELTINNLSSDATSYEWTFGAQTIIETSEEPEPENIIIDKAGKLYVTLRAKNSEGSDSKTDSIEIAGYSAIKTYTDITFGLNENSTYGRFYSFDTEQIYTANLINGENGSSIHIGFNSITTSMLRFVSPDNADDAGLAIPNATHTIVDNYQSSPVITVEEFDSMTNDSLLVDMTVTYDQDIFGSSTIPNMVFFELEDGRKGTIKAKELNSDNIVTDIKIQKY from the coding sequence ATGAAAAATTTCACTTTATTACTAGTCCTTCTTGCAGTTATGATCTCTTGTTCAGATGAGGATAATGATGGAGCAAAGCCTACTGCAGATTTTGAACTAACTGTAACCGGAGAATCTCCAAATGCAGAATTAACAATTAATAACTTAAGCTCTGATGCCACATCTTATGAGTGGACTTTTGGAGCACAAACAATCATTGAAACATCTGAAGAGCCCGAACCTGAAAACATTATAATCGACAAAGCAGGGAAACTGTATGTTACTTTGCGCGCTAAAAATAGTGAAGGCAGTGATAGCAAAACAGATTCTATCGAAATTGCAGGCTATAGTGCAATAAAAACATATACAGATATAACTTTTGGCCTTAATGAGAACTCAACTTACGGCCGTTTTTATTCATTTGACACAGAACAAATTTATACAGCTAATCTCATTAATGGTGAAAATGGAAGCTCCATACATATTGGATTCAACTCAATTACAACATCAATGCTGCGGTTTGTAAGCCCCGACAATGCTGATGATGCCGGCCTGGCAATTCCTAATGCTACACATACCATTGTCGACAACTACCAAAGTAGTCCGGTTATTACTGTTGAAGAATTTGACAGCATGACAAACGACAGTTTATTGGTTGACATGACAGTTACTTATGATCAGGATATTTTTGGTTCATCAACTATTCCCAACATGGTTTTCTTTGAATTAGAAGATGGCAGAAAAGGAACTATTAAGGCAAAAGAACTAAATTCTGACAATATCGTGACCGATATAAAAATACAGAAATACTAA
- a CDS encoding IS4 family transposase → MDKTTHFFGTSVFGQLISLIDSKIITASAKKHGSDHYVKKFKTKDHLISMLFCSFAKCTSLREVSGAMLGLSGKTKHFQLNHIPKKSTLSDSNKRRDCDVFGEIYNKLLKQYGHYISDSRIKDVINKQVEIIDSSTISLFKDILKCVGRHPKTGKKKGGIKLHATINVDETAPKMVWLTSAATHDHVLLNSLKHNANTIYVFDKGYNDYKAFDKFSQTDTGFVTRIKDNAAYKTLNDCKIEEHIHSGVEKDEIIEVQVKYENNTRPLKLRKVQFYDRNLKRRFEFLTNLFEMRADLIAAIYKLRWQIELLFKQLKQNFPLKYFLGDNENAIKIQIYCALIANLLMTVIQKTLKRKWAFSNLVSFCKIHLFNYIHLFRFLEHPDKDWQKTYDELMQPSLF, encoded by the coding sequence ATGGATAAAACTACACATTTTTTTGGAACATCGGTTTTCGGACAGCTGATTTCCTTAATTGATTCAAAAATCATTACTGCAAGTGCAAAAAAGCACGGTTCGGATCACTATGTAAAGAAGTTTAAAACTAAAGATCACTTAATTAGCATGCTGTTTTGTTCTTTTGCTAAATGCACATCTTTACGCGAAGTAAGTGGCGCAATGCTTGGTTTATCAGGTAAAACCAAACATTTTCAGTTAAATCATATTCCAAAGAAAAGTACCTTGTCAGATTCAAATAAACGTAGAGATTGTGATGTGTTCGGAGAAATCTACAATAAGCTACTCAAACAATATGGTCATTATATTTCGGACAGCAGAATTAAAGATGTAATAAACAAACAAGTAGAGATTATTGACAGCTCAACCATCAGTTTGTTTAAGGATATATTGAAGTGTGTTGGACGGCATCCTAAAACCGGTAAAAAGAAAGGCGGTATAAAACTTCATGCAACGATAAATGTAGACGAAACTGCACCCAAGATGGTTTGGCTCACCAGTGCTGCCACTCATGACCATGTATTGTTAAATAGTCTTAAGCATAATGCAAACACAATATACGTATTTGACAAAGGCTATAATGACTACAAAGCCTTTGATAAATTTTCGCAAACAGATACAGGTTTTGTCACCCGAATAAAAGACAATGCAGCATATAAAACGCTAAATGATTGTAAGATAGAAGAACATATTCATAGTGGGGTTGAAAAAGATGAAATCATAGAAGTTCAGGTAAAATATGAGAATAACACACGCCCTTTAAAGCTGCGTAAAGTCCAGTTCTACGACAGAAACCTTAAAAGACGGTTTGAGTTTTTAACTAACTTGTTTGAAATGAGGGCTGATTTAATAGCTGCTATTTACAAACTACGATGGCAAATTGAACTTCTGTTCAAACAATTAAAACAAAATTTCCCGCTAAAATATTTTCTCGGGGACAATGAAAATGCGATTAAAATACAGATATACTGTGCCTTAATCGCAAACCTATTGATGACTGTTATCCAAAAAACGCTCAAGAGGAAATGGGCGTTTTCCAATTTAGTTAGCTTCTGTAAAATTCATTTGTTTAACTACATTCATTTATTCAGGTTTCTTGAGCATCCGGACAAAGATTGGCAGAAAACTTATGACGAATTGATGCAGCCCTCTCTATTCTGA
- a CDS encoding HigA family addiction module antitoxin produces the protein MDTLANIHPGEILLEEFLKPMRISAYRLSKDTEIPQTRISMIIKGQRRITADTALRLSSYFGTTAKFWLGLQDDYDIEEVSKGKSNLFKRIKSKTHQNSGE, from the coding sequence ATGGACACTTTAGCAAACATACATCCTGGAGAAATATTATTGGAGGAATTTCTGAAACCAATGAGGATTTCAGCGTATCGACTGTCAAAGGACACCGAGATTCCACAAACACGGATTTCGATGATTATTAAAGGACAACGACGGATAACTGCTGACACAGCGCTTCGACTGAGCTCGTATTTCGGGACGACTGCAAAATTTTGGCTCGGACTACAAGACGATTATGACATTGAAGAAGTGAGCAAAGGAAAATCCAATCTTTTCAAGAGGATAAAATCAAAAACACACCAGAACAGCGGTGAATAA
- the istB gene encoding IS21-like element helper ATPase IstB, translating into MKVLDQIKNYADILRLTKLKNEPEVVLHQAQIDKPSYQEFALLLLQREVQHRRKTDLERRLKLARLPKDHNLDKYDFNMANGMSVPQLKQLRELLWLEQNYNLILMGPSGTGKTYVAAGLVNDAVKSGHKAYFITMEELVTVLKMKEMTSTALNTYNRLLKAHLVAIDDIMLFPIKKHEAVAFFNLINHLHEQTSVIITTNKSPQQWAEMLDDEVLATALLDRLLFKCEVVKLTGKSYRMENRKTIFEQ; encoded by the coding sequence ATGAAAGTATTAGATCAAATTAAAAACTATGCCGATATTTTACGGCTAACAAAGTTAAAGAACGAACCGGAAGTAGTGCTTCACCAGGCACAGATAGACAAACCTTCTTACCAGGAATTTGCATTACTGCTCTTACAAAGAGAAGTGCAACACAGAAGGAAAACAGATCTTGAAAGGAGATTGAAATTAGCCCGGCTACCTAAAGATCACAATCTTGACAAGTATGATTTTAATATGGCAAACGGTATGTCTGTCCCCCAATTAAAACAATTACGGGAATTATTATGGCTGGAACAAAATTACAATTTGATACTCATGGGACCTTCAGGAACAGGAAAAACATATGTTGCCGCAGGTCTGGTTAACGATGCCGTAAAATCTGGACATAAAGCATACTTCATCACCATGGAGGAACTAGTAACCGTACTAAAAATGAAAGAAATGACTTCTACCGCACTAAATACCTACAACCGTCTTTTAAAGGCTCATTTAGTGGCAATAGACGACATAATGCTGTTTCCTATCAAGAAACATGAAGCTGTCGCTTTTTTCAATCTCATAAATCATTTGCATGAACAAACATCTGTAATTATCACAACAAATAAATCCCCTCAGCAATGGGCAGAAATGCTCGATGATGAAGTACTGGCAACAGCTTTGCTGGACAGACTATTATTTAAATGTGAAGTAGTAAAGCTGACTGGGAAAAGTTACAGAATGGAAAACAGAAAAACTATCTTCGAGCAGTAA
- a CDS encoding type II toxin-antitoxin system RelE/ParE family toxin has product MAKICWCKFSNYNNSQNLADLRIPPSNRLEKLKGSTNDFYSIRINDQWRIVFRWDSNRAHDVDILDYHK; this is encoded by the coding sequence ATTGCGAAAATTTGTTGGTGCAAATTTTCTAATTACAACAACTCACAAAATTTGGCTGATTTACGGATTCCGCCATCGAATCGACTAGAAAAACTAAAAGGATCGACAAACGATTTTTACAGCATTCGGATTAACGATCAATGGAGGATTGTTTTTCGTTGGGACAGCAATCGCGCACATGACGTTGATATTTTGGATTATCACAAATAA